From a region of the Rhipicephalus microplus isolate Deutch F79 chromosome X, USDA_Rmic, whole genome shotgun sequence genome:
- the LOC119185602 gene encoding uncharacterized protein LOC119185602 isoform X1 — protein sequence MDAADESNMTCHQTAGSEASVHEEVIGYIDLNSSGLQLVGGDTFYLQTEALGEHILMSEHGKEGQPIIVVVEENSENVVVQAFSRDSEAVGDETACTVNHFDNAMSAALPEQLTGVATTTTSEIQELILSQDANGKLVSMKGAQVEPSAAVLDAGPSCREVSKGNAAEQCAASPESSQMELQQECETFSGANGNSDVNAILDNLHVPGEREECEYDGGSKPHAAGPVGVSKSSKTSSSDMPVTLGQGDGSECREKPASPNGKPVQVIEENKNGIMDMNVGDNHFRDISVVSVQSVKPGTEVNLNSSKMSSAPLIVGVKLDTAEVLDADKCTNKNISSALLDSKSSESAGNIPEVSDSPSESARLKSTDDVCASRNPSKNFIADTTTNPLLGKKSDKPLPIVPEHSEVPPKESLKVGQNTKVCSKKASQSANTEQQNEPLSQTIRSSSARTTVRPLDRSLEQDASKHSGIVKADAAGLAKSRVGHRPQGPTNENSSLKNVSILKPQAYSTFASSDSEASSTALHQEQESLEEKEGTQCAIEDEKSESSPVSTSVKKGLESRDEHANFSSDYLPAGRQELSRTSCSAVAHNIDQSGGEITSTKLYNTHKKTNEPGQMSLKGETLKVQPAASVSSSNVTTDNDKAKAHLIEKDNPLTGLCDVFRENSQSTSDPQTKSIQKAEAFKLSDAKALHEMRKKQSHKMTMIPVTSNCAKSKLQGSSHNESHKASQKRESESVKVPSDATSMARQGRQPIIAKEQCEIQPQSPHTEENKLQKETTDSINILPGKSDDNTEMGISKCRDSKDTFEHTARRDGIGVLQDLQENEHQGKDVCERAEIRAKSCNQNIQEQVGEGLTNVMNTNSTNVPDINTSLEKDEETSGTKGPPTDILLAALDLVPRPPDDSTKEQDGTAEEPCWTFATSEWENREIKPQSECLHEQGDDTPSKKRWSLRTPIKPRKRVVIPDSDDEDFEAYVSEDVQPVTQKSKSEEAFDELLDVFKKEQVQKAAEETAVVRKRSTRKLGCPTGFLSPKSSSVHSRSSEANNKPCEKESTVKTAKVKDVKTTARKHQSVHTPCTTSQATAVKQVRKRRSEPVKVVPHKKSVGDGAGSQTPSVSDTLAGVIRIRCQKPNSSKDKMTSQYHCSKCGFRSARMDNIVRHHKKDCPFSKPRPTWDPKARKIVLA from the coding sequence ACTGCAGGATCAGAGGCAAGTGTCCACGAGGAAGTGATTGGCTACATTGACCTGAACAGCTCTGGCTTGCAGCTTGTCGGCGGCGACACTTTCTACCTCCAAACAGAAGCACTTGGGGAGCACATCCTAATGTCTGAGCACGGAAAGGAAGGGCAACCTATAATTGTTGTTGTAGAAGAAAACTCCGAAAATGTTGTTGTTCAGGCATTTTCTAGAGATTCTGAGGCAGTAGGGGATGAAACAGCCTGCACAGTGAATCATTTCGATAATGCGATGTCAGCTGCCCTTCCAGAGCAGCTCACTGGTGTAGCGACAACGACAACTTCTGAAATACAAGAACTAATATTGTCTCAGGATGCTAATGGGAAGCTTGTAAGCATGAAAGGGGCTCAGGTTGAGCCCTCTGCTGCTGTTCTAGACGCTGGGCCTTCATGCCGTGAGGTTTCAAAAGGTAATGCAGCTGAGCAGTGTGCTGCATCACCTGAAAGCAGCCAGATGGAGTTACAGCAAGAATGTGAAACATTCTCTGGGGCAAATGGCAATAGTGATGTAAATGCAATTCTTGATAATCTACATGTTCCTGGAGAAAGGGAAGAATGTGAATATGATGGTGGAAGTAAACCTCACGCAGCTGGACCAGTGGGTGTAAGCAAATCTAGTAAGACAAGCAGCTCTGATATGCCAGTCACCTTGGGGCAGGGCGACGGTTCAGAATGTCGGGAAAAGCCAGCTTCGCCGAATGGGAAACCAGTACAAGTCATCGAGGAAAATAAGAATGGAATCATGGACATGAACGTTGGTGATAATCATTTTAGAGACATTTCTGTGGTATCGGTGCAGTCTGTAAAGCCTGGTACTGAGGTTAACCTTAACTCATCCAAAATGTCATCAGCACCACTCATTGTTGGTGTGAAGTTGGACACTGCTGAAGTGCTTGATGCAGACAAATGTACCAATAAAAATATCTCAAGTGCTTTACTGGACTCTAAGAGTAGCGAGTCCGCAGGCAACATTCCTGAAGTTTCCGATAGCCCAAGTGAAAGTGCAAGACTAAAAAGTACGGATGATGTGTGTGCATCTCGAAATCCAAGTAAAAATTTTATTGCTGATACTACAACAAATCCATTGCTTGGAAAGAAAAGTGACAAACCTCTTCCAATAGTTCCTGAGCACAGTGAAGTCCCACCAAAAGAATCTCTTAAGGTAGGCCAAAACACTAAAGTGTGCAGCAAAAAAGCTAGTCAAAGTGCCAATACTGAACAGCAAAATGAACCTTTGAGCCAAACCATTAGAAGTAGCAGTGCTCGCACTACTGTGAGACCACTGGATAGAAGCCTGGAGCAAGACGCCAGCAAGCATTCTGGTATAGTGAAGGCTGATGCAGCAGGTCTTGCCAAAAGCAGGGTGGGACATCGACCTCAAGGTCCTACTAACGAAAATTCCTCATTAAAAAATGTGTCGATATTAAAGCCACAGGCCTACTCTACATTTGCATCTTCTGACTCAGAGGCTAGCAGCACAGCCCTTCACCAAGAACAAGAAAGCTTGGAAGAGAAGGAAGGGACACAGTGTGCAATAGAGGATGAGAAAAGTGAATCTAGTCCAGTCAGTACAAGTGTAAAAAAAGGCCTAGAGTCCAGAGACGAGCATGCGAATTTTAGTAGTGATTATTTGCCTGCTGGTCGACAGGAATTGTCTCGAACCAGTTGCAGTGCTGTTGCACACAATATTGATCAATCTGGAGGAGAAATTACCTCAACTAAACTCTATAATACtcataaaaaaacaaatgaaCCAGGACAAATGTCGCTCAAAGGTGAAACATTGAAAGTTCAACCAGCAGCTAGCGTTTCAAGTAGTAACGTGACTACTGACAATGATAAAGCAAAAGCCCATTTGATTGAGAAAGATAACCCATTAACAGGACTTTGTGATGTTTTCAGAGAAAATTCTCAATCAACATCGGATCCTCAGACAAAATCTATTCAGAAAGCGGAGGCATTCAAGTTAAGTGACGCTAAGGCGTTGCATGAAATGCGAAAGAAACAAAGTCACAAAATGACAATGATTCCTGTAACAAGCAATTGTGCAAAAAGCAAGTTGCAGGGCTCTTCACATAATGAAAGTCATAAAGCCTCCCAGAAAAGAGAGTCTGAAAGTGTTAAAGTACCATCAGATGCAACTTCAATGGCTCGTCAAGGCCGCCAACCTATTATAGCCAAGGAACAATGTGAAATTCAACCGCAATCACCACACACTGAAGAAAACAAGTTACAGAAAGAAACCACTGATAGCATTAATATACTTCCTGGCAAGTCTGATGATAACACAGAAATGGGCATTTCCAAGTGTCGTGATAGTAAGGACACTTTTGAGCATACTGCTCGACGTGATGGCATTGGAGTGCTTCAAGACCTACAAGAAAATGAGCATCAAGGCAAGGATGTATGTGAAAGAGCTGAAATAAGAGCGAAATCCTGCAACCAGAACATCCAGGAACAAGTAGGAGAAGGCCTTACTAATGTCATGAATACAAACAGTACAAATGTGCCAGATATTAATACTTCACTTGAAAAGGATGAAGAAACCAGCGGAACTAAAGGCCCTCCTACTGATATACTTCTTGCTGCACTTGACCTGGTACCCCGTCCACCTGATGACTCAACAAAAGAGCAAGATGGGACTGCTGAAGAGCCATGTTGGACGTTTGCTACATCTGAATGGGAGAACAGAGAAATCAAACCACAAAGTGAATGCCTCCATGAGCAAGGAGATGATACTCCCAGTAAAAAGCGTTGGAGCCTTCGTACACCAATAAAACCAAGAAAGAGAGTCGTCATCCCAGATAGCGACGATGAAGATTTTGAGGCCTACGTTAGTGAAGATGTTCAGCCTGTAACACAAAAGAGCAAGTCAGAAGAGGCATTCGATGAGCTTTTAGATGTCTTCAAAAAAGAGCAAGTTCAGAAAgctgctgaagaaactgcagtagtGAGAAAAAGAAGTACAAGAAAACTAGGATGTCCAACAGGATTCCTGTCACCAAAAAGCTCATCTGTACATTCGAGATCATCCGAAGCCAATAATAAGCCATGCGAAAAAGAGTCAACTGTCAAGACAGCAAAAGTGAAAGATGTAAAGACTACAGCAAGAAAACACCAATCGGTGCACACACCTTGCACAACCAGCCAAGCGACTGCTGTAAAGCAAGTTCGAAAGCGACGCTCGGAGCCGGTGAAGGTTGTGCCTCATAAGAAGAGCGTAGGTGATGGTGCAGGTAGCCAAACTCCCTCTGTGAGTGATACACTTGCTGGTGTCATCAGAATTCGTTGCCAGAAGCCGAATTCCTCAAAGGATAAGATGACATCACAGTATCACTGTTCCAAATGTGGCTTCCGCTCAGCTCGCATGGACAATATTGTGAGGCACCATAAGAAGGACTGCCCGTTCTCTAAACCACGACCTACTTGGGATCCCAAGGCCAGAAAAATTGTACTTGCGTGA
- the LOC119185602 gene encoding uncharacterized protein LOC119185602 isoform X2 has protein sequence MSEHGKEGQPIIVVVEENSENVVVQAFSRDSEAVGDETACTVNHFDNAMSAALPEQLTGVATTTTSEIQELILSQDANGKLVSMKGAQVEPSAAVLDAGPSCREVSKGNAAEQCAASPESSQMELQQECETFSGANGNSDVNAILDNLHVPGEREECEYDGGSKPHAAGPVGVSKSSKTSSSDMPVTLGQGDGSECREKPASPNGKPVQVIEENKNGIMDMNVGDNHFRDISVVSVQSVKPGTEVNLNSSKMSSAPLIVGVKLDTAEVLDADKCTNKNISSALLDSKSSESAGNIPEVSDSPSESARLKSTDDVCASRNPSKNFIADTTTNPLLGKKSDKPLPIVPEHSEVPPKESLKVGQNTKVCSKKASQSANTEQQNEPLSQTIRSSSARTTVRPLDRSLEQDASKHSGIVKADAAGLAKSRVGHRPQGPTNENSSLKNVSILKPQAYSTFASSDSEASSTALHQEQESLEEKEGTQCAIEDEKSESSPVSTSVKKGLESRDEHANFSSDYLPAGRQELSRTSCSAVAHNIDQSGGEITSTKLYNTHKKTNEPGQMSLKGETLKVQPAASVSSSNVTTDNDKAKAHLIEKDNPLTGLCDVFRENSQSTSDPQTKSIQKAEAFKLSDAKALHEMRKKQSHKMTMIPVTSNCAKSKLQGSSHNESHKASQKRESESVKVPSDATSMARQGRQPIIAKEQCEIQPQSPHTEENKLQKETTDSINILPGKSDDNTEMGISKCRDSKDTFEHTARRDGIGVLQDLQENEHQGKDVCERAEIRAKSCNQNIQEQVGEGLTNVMNTNSTNVPDINTSLEKDEETSGTKGPPTDILLAALDLVPRPPDDSTKEQDGTAEEPCWTFATSEWENREIKPQSECLHEQGDDTPSKKRWSLRTPIKPRKRVVIPDSDDEDFEAYVSEDVQPVTQKSKSEEAFDELLDVFKKEQVQKAAEETAVVRKRSTRKLGCPTGFLSPKSSSVHSRSSEANNKPCEKESTVKTAKVKDVKTTARKHQSVHTPCTTSQATAVKQVRKRRSEPVKVVPHKKSVGDGAGSQTPSVSDTLAGVIRIRCQKPNSSKDKMTSQYHCSKCGFRSARMDNIVRHHKKDCPFSKPRPTWDPKARKIVLA, from the coding sequence ATGTCTGAGCACGGAAAGGAAGGGCAACCTATAATTGTTGTTGTAGAAGAAAACTCCGAAAATGTTGTTGTTCAGGCATTTTCTAGAGATTCTGAGGCAGTAGGGGATGAAACAGCCTGCACAGTGAATCATTTCGATAATGCGATGTCAGCTGCCCTTCCAGAGCAGCTCACTGGTGTAGCGACAACGACAACTTCTGAAATACAAGAACTAATATTGTCTCAGGATGCTAATGGGAAGCTTGTAAGCATGAAAGGGGCTCAGGTTGAGCCCTCTGCTGCTGTTCTAGACGCTGGGCCTTCATGCCGTGAGGTTTCAAAAGGTAATGCAGCTGAGCAGTGTGCTGCATCACCTGAAAGCAGCCAGATGGAGTTACAGCAAGAATGTGAAACATTCTCTGGGGCAAATGGCAATAGTGATGTAAATGCAATTCTTGATAATCTACATGTTCCTGGAGAAAGGGAAGAATGTGAATATGATGGTGGAAGTAAACCTCACGCAGCTGGACCAGTGGGTGTAAGCAAATCTAGTAAGACAAGCAGCTCTGATATGCCAGTCACCTTGGGGCAGGGCGACGGTTCAGAATGTCGGGAAAAGCCAGCTTCGCCGAATGGGAAACCAGTACAAGTCATCGAGGAAAATAAGAATGGAATCATGGACATGAACGTTGGTGATAATCATTTTAGAGACATTTCTGTGGTATCGGTGCAGTCTGTAAAGCCTGGTACTGAGGTTAACCTTAACTCATCCAAAATGTCATCAGCACCACTCATTGTTGGTGTGAAGTTGGACACTGCTGAAGTGCTTGATGCAGACAAATGTACCAATAAAAATATCTCAAGTGCTTTACTGGACTCTAAGAGTAGCGAGTCCGCAGGCAACATTCCTGAAGTTTCCGATAGCCCAAGTGAAAGTGCAAGACTAAAAAGTACGGATGATGTGTGTGCATCTCGAAATCCAAGTAAAAATTTTATTGCTGATACTACAACAAATCCATTGCTTGGAAAGAAAAGTGACAAACCTCTTCCAATAGTTCCTGAGCACAGTGAAGTCCCACCAAAAGAATCTCTTAAGGTAGGCCAAAACACTAAAGTGTGCAGCAAAAAAGCTAGTCAAAGTGCCAATACTGAACAGCAAAATGAACCTTTGAGCCAAACCATTAGAAGTAGCAGTGCTCGCACTACTGTGAGACCACTGGATAGAAGCCTGGAGCAAGACGCCAGCAAGCATTCTGGTATAGTGAAGGCTGATGCAGCAGGTCTTGCCAAAAGCAGGGTGGGACATCGACCTCAAGGTCCTACTAACGAAAATTCCTCATTAAAAAATGTGTCGATATTAAAGCCACAGGCCTACTCTACATTTGCATCTTCTGACTCAGAGGCTAGCAGCACAGCCCTTCACCAAGAACAAGAAAGCTTGGAAGAGAAGGAAGGGACACAGTGTGCAATAGAGGATGAGAAAAGTGAATCTAGTCCAGTCAGTACAAGTGTAAAAAAAGGCCTAGAGTCCAGAGACGAGCATGCGAATTTTAGTAGTGATTATTTGCCTGCTGGTCGACAGGAATTGTCTCGAACCAGTTGCAGTGCTGTTGCACACAATATTGATCAATCTGGAGGAGAAATTACCTCAACTAAACTCTATAATACtcataaaaaaacaaatgaaCCAGGACAAATGTCGCTCAAAGGTGAAACATTGAAAGTTCAACCAGCAGCTAGCGTTTCAAGTAGTAACGTGACTACTGACAATGATAAAGCAAAAGCCCATTTGATTGAGAAAGATAACCCATTAACAGGACTTTGTGATGTTTTCAGAGAAAATTCTCAATCAACATCGGATCCTCAGACAAAATCTATTCAGAAAGCGGAGGCATTCAAGTTAAGTGACGCTAAGGCGTTGCATGAAATGCGAAAGAAACAAAGTCACAAAATGACAATGATTCCTGTAACAAGCAATTGTGCAAAAAGCAAGTTGCAGGGCTCTTCACATAATGAAAGTCATAAAGCCTCCCAGAAAAGAGAGTCTGAAAGTGTTAAAGTACCATCAGATGCAACTTCAATGGCTCGTCAAGGCCGCCAACCTATTATAGCCAAGGAACAATGTGAAATTCAACCGCAATCACCACACACTGAAGAAAACAAGTTACAGAAAGAAACCACTGATAGCATTAATATACTTCCTGGCAAGTCTGATGATAACACAGAAATGGGCATTTCCAAGTGTCGTGATAGTAAGGACACTTTTGAGCATACTGCTCGACGTGATGGCATTGGAGTGCTTCAAGACCTACAAGAAAATGAGCATCAAGGCAAGGATGTATGTGAAAGAGCTGAAATAAGAGCGAAATCCTGCAACCAGAACATCCAGGAACAAGTAGGAGAAGGCCTTACTAATGTCATGAATACAAACAGTACAAATGTGCCAGATATTAATACTTCACTTGAAAAGGATGAAGAAACCAGCGGAACTAAAGGCCCTCCTACTGATATACTTCTTGCTGCACTTGACCTGGTACCCCGTCCACCTGATGACTCAACAAAAGAGCAAGATGGGACTGCTGAAGAGCCATGTTGGACGTTTGCTACATCTGAATGGGAGAACAGAGAAATCAAACCACAAAGTGAATGCCTCCATGAGCAAGGAGATGATACTCCCAGTAAAAAGCGTTGGAGCCTTCGTACACCAATAAAACCAAGAAAGAGAGTCGTCATCCCAGATAGCGACGATGAAGATTTTGAGGCCTACGTTAGTGAAGATGTTCAGCCTGTAACACAAAAGAGCAAGTCAGAAGAGGCATTCGATGAGCTTTTAGATGTCTTCAAAAAAGAGCAAGTTCAGAAAgctgctgaagaaactgcagtagtGAGAAAAAGAAGTACAAGAAAACTAGGATGTCCAACAGGATTCCTGTCACCAAAAAGCTCATCTGTACATTCGAGATCATCCGAAGCCAATAATAAGCCATGCGAAAAAGAGTCAACTGTCAAGACAGCAAAAGTGAAAGATGTAAAGACTACAGCAAGAAAACACCAATCGGTGCACACACCTTGCACAACCAGCCAAGCGACTGCTGTAAAGCAAGTTCGAAAGCGACGCTCGGAGCCGGTGAAGGTTGTGCCTCATAAGAAGAGCGTAGGTGATGGTGCAGGTAGCCAAACTCCCTCTGTGAGTGATACACTTGCTGGTGTCATCAGAATTCGTTGCCAGAAGCCGAATTCCTCAAAGGATAAGATGACATCACAGTATCACTGTTCCAAATGTGGCTTCCGCTCAGCTCGCATGGACAATATTGTGAGGCACCATAAGAAGGACTGCCCGTTCTCTAAACCACGACCTACTTGGGATCCCAAGGCCAGAAAAATTGTACTTGCGTGA